Part of the Arthrobacter gengyunqii genome is shown below.
TACGCCGCCCGCTGCATCAGAGCGGGACCGAGGCCGGCGTCCAACAGCGGTTTTTCAGCGGCCCGCACAGCGGCGCCGGGGTAGGCACTGATCATGCCTACAGACTAACTCTCAGCAACCACCATGGCTGTGGCAACATCGCCGTCGTGGCTCAGCGACAGGTGCCAAACCCGCACGCCCTTGGCCTCGGCGGCCGCAGCCACCGTGCCCCGTACGCTCACGGCGGGGGCACCGGCGGCATCGAGATCCACCTGGCAGTCCTGCCAGTTCATCCCGGCCGGTGCTCCAAGGGCCTTGGCGACCGCTTCCTTGGCGGCGAAGCGCGCCGCCAGCGACCGCAGGTTCAGTTCGCGTTCGGCCGGGACAAACAGCCGGGCGCGCAGGCCCGGGGTCCGTTCCAGCTGGCGGCCGAAGCGCGGCACGTCCACAACGTCCACGCCGATGCCGATAATCACGGGTTATTCGACCGTGACGGACTTGGCGAGGTTGCGCGGCTGGTCAACGTCGTAGCCCTTGGCCGTGGCCAGGGCGCAGGCGAAGATCTGCAGCGGAACGGTGGTCAGCAGCGGCGCCAGCAGCGGCGGCGTCTCCGGCACATAGAAAACGTGCTCGGCGTACGCCTTCACGGCGTCGTCGCCCTCTTCGGCAATCACGATGGTCTTCGCGCCGCGGGCACGGATTTCCTGGATGTTGGAAACGACCTTGGCATGCAGCGAATCGCGGCCGCGCGGCGAGGGGACCACCACAAAGACCGGCTGGCCTTCTTCGATCAAGGCGATCGGGCCGTGCTTCAGCTCGCCTGCCGCGAAACCTTCAGCGTGGATGTACGCCAGTTCCTTCAGCTTCAGGGCACCTTCCATGGCCACCGGGAAGCCGACGTGGCGGCCCAGGAACAGCACCGACTTGGTGTCGGCCATGAGCTCGGCCAGTTCCTTGATCTGTCCTGAGTTGTCCAGCACCTGCTGGATCTTGGCGGGAACCTTGGCCAGGTCGGTCAGCAGGTCCTTGATCTCGCCCTGGAACTTGTCTCCGCGCAGCTGGGCAAGATACAGGCCCAGGAGATAGGCGGCGGTGATCTGCGCCAGGAAGGCTTTGGTGGAGGCGACGGCAATCTCGGGGCCGGCGTGCGTGTAAAGCACCGCATCGGACTCGCGCGGGATCGTAGAGCCGTTGGTGTTGCAGATGGCCAGCACCTTGGCGCCCTGCTCCTTGGCGTACCGCACGGCCATCAGCGTGTC
Proteins encoded:
- a CDS encoding holo-ACP synthase, producing MIIGIGVDVVDVPRFGRQLERTPGLRARLFVPAERELNLRSLAARFAAKEAVAKALGAPAGMNWQDCQVDLDAAGAPAVSVRGTVAAAAEAKGVRVWHLSLSHDGDVATAMVVAES